One window of Elaeis guineensis isolate ETL-2024a chromosome 11, EG11, whole genome shotgun sequence genomic DNA carries:
- the LOC105036869 gene encoding glutathione S-transferase F11, whose translation MVALKVFGQPASTDVARVLTCLFEKNLEFQLIRTDTFKEQREVPEFLRLEDPTGQVTFKDGKLMTLVDSREICRHISEKYPDRGNKTLFGTGVLEKASIEQWLKAEALMFDPPSSTLVFQLAFATPLGLHPDQSLIERNEKKLANVLDIYERRLEENEYLAGDEFTLADLSHLPNAHNLVTKTQRGRKLFTSRKNVERWWKAISARPSWKQVVQIQSEN comes from the exons atggTGGCCTTGAAGGTATTTGGACAGCCAGCATCCACAGATGTTGCCAGGGTGCTGACATGCCTCTTCGAGAAGAACTTGGAGTTCCAACTCATTCGTACCGACACATTCAAGGAACAGCGCGAGGTCCCTGAGTTTCTTAGGCTAGAG GATCCTACTGGTCAAGTAACCTTTAAAGATGGGAAGCTCATGACTCTTGTTG ATTCAAGAGAGATTTGCCGTCACATTTCGGAGAAGTACCCTGATAGGGGAAACAAGACCCTATTCGGGACTGGTGTTCTCGAGAAGGCATCAATTGAACAGTGGCTCAAAGCAGAAGCTCTGATGTTTGACCCTCCAAGCTCGACTCTAGTCTTCCAACTGGCTTTTGCAACACCATTAGGCTTGCATCCTGATCAATCTTTgatagagagaaatgagaagaagctGGCCAATGTTCTTGACATCTATGAAAGGAGGCTGGAAGAGAACGAGTACTTGGCAGGTGATGAGTTCACACTTGCTGACCTCTCACACCTCCCCAACGCACACAACCTTGTAACCAAGACACAGAGGGGACGCAAGCTTTTCACTTCAAGGAAGAATGTGGAGAGGTGGTGGAAAGCAATCTCAGCTCGGCCTTCGTGGAAGCAGGTGGTCCAAATTCAGAGTGAGAATTAA
- the LOC105061212 gene encoding glutathione S-transferase F10: MASVKVFGSPTSSEVARVLACLFEKDVEFQLIRVDTYKGQKRLPEYLKLQPQGQALTFEDGKMTLVDSREICRHITEKYVDQGNKDLLGTGTLERASIEQWLQTEARSFDPPSSALVFHLAFAPLMGLEQDQEVIEQSRRKLNKVLDIYEKRLQETKFLAGDRFTLADLSHLPNTQRLVSHNGCRQLITSRKKVSKWWEEISSRPSWRRVVEMQQEPTPVI; the protein is encoded by the exons ATGGCGAGCGTTAAGGTGTTCGGCTCCCCGACTTCATCTGAGGTTGCAAGGGTGCTTGCTTGCCTCTTCGAGAAGGATGTCGAGTTCCAGCTCATTCGCGTCGACACCTACAAGGGCCAGAAAAGGTTGCCTGAATACCTCAAGCTTCAG CCCCAAGGCCAAGCGCTCACATTTGAAGACGGGAAGATGACCCTCGTCG ACTCTAGAGAGATATGCCGACACATTACGGAGAAGTATGTCGACCAAGGGAACAAAGATCTTCTGGGGACCGGCACGCTCGAAAGGGCATCGATCGAGCAATGGCTGCAGACCGAGGCTCGCAGCTTCGACCCCCCGAGCTCTGCTCTGGTGTTCCACCTGGCATTTGCGCCGCTCATGGGGCTGGAGCAGGACCAGGAGGTGATCGAACAGAGCAGACGGAAGCTGAACAAGGTGCTCGACATCTATGAGAAGAGGCTGCAGGAGACCAAGTTCCTTGCCGGGGACAGGTTCACGCTTGCTGATCTCTCCCACCTGCCCAACACCCAGCGTTTGGTGTCGCACAACGGGTGTCGCCAGTTGATCACATCCAGGAAGAAGGTGAGCAAGTGGTGGGAGGAGATATCGAGCCGCCCGTCGTGGCGGAGGGTGGTGGAGATGCAGCAGGAGCCAACGCCGGTTATATAA